The following proteins come from a genomic window of Dreissena polymorpha isolate Duluth1 chromosome 1, UMN_Dpol_1.0, whole genome shotgun sequence:
- the LOC127861165 gene encoding uncharacterized protein LOC127861165: MFLQHNIESGLTIDDVLLILLLFADDMAILGKNPEEVQNHLDNLLVYCNTWGLKVNTSKTKIMVFRKRGRLRQNEAWTYDGQIIETVDNFNYLGTVIHYTGSFTFNQEHLVGKALKAMNTLLYKCKMYDLKPKTLCQLFDAFVGSILNYASEIWGFTKSKEIERIHLKFCKRMLQVRLNSCNACVYGELGRYPLYINRFIRMLKYWFKIRLSDNIILQTVYNMNVVECHKGNINWVSHIKQLLNDYGYGYVFNNPSSVCVNSFICQFRNRLIDTFKQEWFGTLSNSTVLDMYRVFKPTIVYESYLDLLPRSLRTQFVKLRISVHSLRIQTGRYGRNNIPRNERYCVCCNSRDIEDEFHFVCICPCFSVLRQKYLKSITNY; this comes from the exons ATGTTTTTACAACATAATATAGAGTCTGGATTAACCATTGACGATGTTTTACTTATATTACTCCTTTTCGCCGATGATATGGCCATATTGGGTAAAAATCCAGAAGAAGTACAAAACCATTTGGATAATCTGCTTGTGTATTGTAATACTTGGGGCCTTAAAGTAAACacttcaaaaactaaaattatggttttccgTAAGAGGGGCCGCCTACGCCAAAATGAGGCATGGACATACGATGGCCAAATCATCGAAACagttgataactttaattatttaggtacTGTTATACATTATACAGGTAGTTTCACATTCAACCAAGAACATTTAGTAggtaaagcccttaaggctatgaatactttgctatacaagtgtaaaatgtatgatcTAAAACCTAAAACACTTTGCcagttatttgatgcatttgttggtTCTATTCTTAACTATGCCTCCGAAATATGGGGTTTTACAAAGTCTAAAGAAATAGAACGTATCCATTTAAAGTTCTGTAAACGAATGCTACAAGTAAGACTCAACAGTTGTAACGCATGTGTTTACGGAGAGTTGGGTAGATACCCACTTTACATAAATCGTTTTAtaagaatgttaaaatattggtttaaaattagaTTGAGTGATAATATTATTCTCCAAACTGTGTATAATATGAATGTTGTAGAGTGTCATAAAGGAAACATCAATTGGGTCTCAcatattaaacagttgttaaacgATTATGGTTatggatatgtttttaataaCCCTAGCTCTGTGTGTGTTAATTCTTTTATATGTCAGTTTAGAAATAGActtatagatacatttaaacagGAATGGTTTGGTACATTAAGTAACAGTACTGTATTAGACATGTACAGAGTTTTTAAACCTACAATTGTATACGAATCTTACTTGGATTTGTTACCAAGGAGTTTGCGTACCCAATTTGTTAAGTTAAGAATTTCTGTTCACTCACTGAGAATCCAAACTGGGCGATATGGGCGTAATAATATTCCTCGCAACGAAAGATACTGTGTTTGTTGCAATAGTagagatattgaagatgagtttcactttgtttgtatttgtccatgttttagtgttttacgacaaaaataccttaaaag tatcaccaattactga